The Leucobacter viscericola genome includes a window with the following:
- a CDS encoding acyltransferase family protein — MQRQGRPATHKSLRLDIQGLRALAVTLVVAFHLFPAALPGGYIGVDLFFVISGFLITGHLLREVETTGRIRVTEFWARRIRRLLPVSLLVLVVTLILTATLMPANTRTQNYGDIGFAAGYVLNWRLASNSIDYLNAAAPPSLVQHYWSLSIEEQFYIVWPVLILLVLGIAALLKRPSRRFILGALAFVFVASLAFSIIETARSQPSAYFLTTTRAWEFALGGLIAMVPAARHSARTRGLVSIIAVASIVACAFVFGPATPFPGSIALIPVGATAILIWCGDAHPLGWKYEPQRLTHNRGVQFVGDASYSIYLWHWPLILVFAALMPATPEWQRAILVVPATAALAWLSLRFVENPVRRSPGLLEQRGLTFVLSGAIIAAIIAVSTTQVAAIHTEVEKRQSEIESPLSDAGATESQGTQIPNLQLCIGAYSILNGCDNPHAYDPSVIDPTFAQEDKPWRWINQRVAEGTCTQKTVGTLPERACAFPGKGKQVLLIGDSHADQFAAPLSQVAKDNGWGFRLESRSACAVFVAPAEGQNEDVARCATWGKELIDSIVADPTVDVVLLSVRIEDGSPAVDAVPGFSRLLDAGKQVIVIRDTPEVRVFDTDGTRLTGPECLSSQGIVDDACSWAEPSEPNWLTSAADSLNLDVLDTHEILCPDGTCHLITGGLVTYTDDNHLTNLFALSMSGWFARELEPLVG, encoded by the coding sequence TTGCAGCGTCAAGGCCGACCGGCAACCCACAAATCACTGCGTCTCGATATTCAGGGGCTTCGTGCGCTCGCTGTCACCCTCGTAGTTGCGTTCCATCTTTTCCCAGCCGCGCTGCCCGGTGGGTATATCGGCGTCGACCTCTTCTTTGTGATCAGTGGATTTCTGATCACCGGGCACCTGCTGCGCGAGGTCGAAACCACCGGCCGGATCCGCGTTACCGAGTTCTGGGCACGACGCATTCGCAGGCTCTTGCCCGTGTCTCTGCTTGTGCTGGTAGTGACGCTGATCCTCACCGCGACCCTAATGCCCGCCAACACCCGCACCCAAAACTACGGCGACATCGGCTTCGCGGCGGGCTACGTCCTCAACTGGCGCCTCGCCTCAAACTCCATCGACTACCTCAATGCTGCAGCCCCGCCCAGCCTCGTGCAGCACTACTGGTCGCTCTCGATCGAGGAACAGTTCTACATCGTTTGGCCGGTGCTGATCCTCCTCGTTCTCGGAATCGCGGCGCTGCTCAAACGCCCGTCGCGAAGGTTCATTCTCGGAGCCCTGGCGTTTGTGTTCGTGGCATCACTCGCCTTCTCCATCATCGAAACCGCGCGATCACAACCCTCCGCCTACTTCCTCACGACCACCAGAGCTTGGGAATTCGCGCTCGGCGGCCTGATCGCGATGGTCCCTGCAGCCAGGCATTCCGCCCGCACGCGCGGTCTCGTCAGCATTATCGCGGTCGCCTCGATTGTGGCCTGCGCTTTTGTCTTTGGACCGGCGACACCGTTTCCGGGCTCGATCGCGCTCATCCCGGTTGGCGCAACCGCGATCCTGATCTGGTGCGGTGACGCGCACCCTCTCGGATGGAAGTACGAACCGCAGCGGCTTACCCACAATCGCGGGGTGCAGTTCGTCGGTGATGCCTCGTACTCAATCTATCTCTGGCACTGGCCGCTCATCCTGGTGTTCGCCGCTCTGATGCCCGCCACACCCGAATGGCAACGCGCGATCCTCGTTGTGCCCGCAACGGCGGCACTTGCATGGCTCAGCCTCAGGTTCGTTGAGAATCCGGTGCGCCGCAGCCCCGGCTTGCTCGAACAGCGCGGACTCACTTTTGTGCTCTCGGGCGCAATCATCGCTGCCATCATTGCGGTCTCGACCACGCAGGTTGCCGCGATTCACACAGAAGTCGAGAAACGGCAGTCGGAGATTGAGTCGCCGCTCAGCGATGCGGGCGCGACCGAGTCGCAGGGTACCCAGATCCCGAACCTGCAGCTCTGCATTGGCGCGTACTCGATTCTCAACGGCTGCGACAACCCGCACGCGTACGACCCGTCGGTTATCGACCCAACGTTCGCGCAAGAGGACAAGCCGTGGCGGTGGATCAATCAGCGGGTCGCAGAGGGTACGTGCACGCAGAAGACCGTCGGGACCCTGCCGGAGAGGGCCTGCGCGTTCCCAGGTAAGGGCAAACAGGTACTGCTCATCGGGGATTCTCATGCGGACCAGTTCGCCGCGCCGTTGAGCCAGGTCGCGAAGGACAACGGCTGGGGGTTCCGGCTCGAGAGTCGTTCTGCGTGCGCCGTTTTTGTGGCTCCAGCCGAGGGGCAAAACGAAGATGTTGCCCGGTGCGCGACCTGGGGCAAGGAACTGATCGACTCGATCGTTGCAGATCCAACCGTCGACGTGGTCCTCTTGAGCGTGCGCATTGAAGACGGCTCTCCCGCCGTCGATGCCGTCCCCGGGTTTTCAAGACTGTTGGACGCCGGGAAGCAGGTCATTGTGATCCGAGACACACCCGAGGTTAGAGTCTTCGACACAGATGGCACACGGCTCACGGGGCCCGAGTGTCTGTCGTCTCAGGGCATTGTTGACGACGCCTGCAGTTGGGCGGAACCGAGCGAGCCGAATTGGCTCACCTCAGCGGCAGACAGCCTTAATCTCGACGTGTTGGATACGCATGAGATCCTCTGCCCTGACGGCACCTGTCACCTGATCACCGGCGGCCTCGTGACCTACACCGACGACAACCACTTGACCAACTTGTTTGCACTGTCGATGTCGGGGTGGTTTGCTCGTGAGTTAGAGCCGCTTGTCGGTTAG
- a CDS encoding class I SAM-dependent methyltransferase yields the protein MADPDGHQLMVNKWGRLGHALEAMGSEAQRRILEDATRVVADLTELGLRPFAVGGTLLGGVRDGKLLPHDDDADIAYLSSHTNPADVALESLRVGHRLSDLGYQVLHHSAVHMQLTFPGVANTSEPASGPGHYIDVFAAFFTSDGNINQPFHVRAPMTEAQMLPFGSVALDGFEFPAPADVDHWLTINYDKKWRTPIPGFKIVTPLETRRRFEPWFGGFNFQREYWDDRFASGQSSAEWQTGRDWLVGQDFDTPFIVDLGCGLGELSRQLMQKQPSRQVLGLDFSTAALDRAAATPASNLSFGRLNLNRLQSIALTRRFSITGPFSVVANHLFEELGHHARENAWRITRMSLRSGGSVFFVFNARPAADVSIDDPSGWHLTRDQVIAEAARFGLTVDFVSLDSQSDREPVGAQVRLADPEPELRTNDAMHTSRRTP from the coding sequence GTGGCTGATCCCGATGGCCACCAACTCATGGTGAATAAATGGGGTCGCCTCGGTCATGCGCTTGAAGCAATGGGGTCTGAGGCGCAACGCCGCATTCTCGAGGACGCCACTCGGGTTGTCGCGGACCTCACTGAGCTCGGACTGCGCCCGTTTGCAGTTGGCGGGACCCTGCTCGGCGGGGTGCGCGACGGCAAGCTTCTCCCCCACGACGACGACGCCGACATCGCCTACCTCTCTTCCCACACCAATCCGGCCGATGTCGCACTCGAGTCCCTCAGGGTCGGGCATCGATTGAGCGATCTGGGGTATCAGGTGCTGCACCACAGTGCGGTGCACATGCAGCTCACGTTCCCGGGAGTCGCCAACACCTCCGAGCCAGCTAGCGGCCCCGGCCACTACATCGACGTGTTCGCGGCGTTCTTTACGAGCGACGGCAACATCAATCAGCCATTCCACGTGCGCGCCCCAATGACCGAGGCTCAAATGCTGCCGTTTGGCAGCGTCGCACTCGATGGCTTCGAGTTTCCGGCGCCCGCAGACGTCGACCACTGGCTCACCATCAACTACGACAAAAAGTGGCGCACCCCGATCCCAGGGTTCAAGATCGTGACCCCGCTTGAAACCCGACGGCGCTTTGAGCCGTGGTTCGGTGGCTTCAATTTTCAGCGAGAGTACTGGGACGACCGCTTTGCGAGTGGCCAAAGTTCTGCCGAGTGGCAGACGGGCCGCGATTGGCTGGTGGGTCAGGATTTCGACACACCATTTATCGTGGATCTCGGCTGCGGGCTCGGTGAGCTTTCTCGTCAGCTTATGCAGAAGCAGCCCTCGCGCCAGGTACTCGGTCTCGATTTCTCCACCGCGGCACTTGACCGGGCCGCTGCGACGCCCGCGTCCAACCTGTCGTTCGGCCGGCTCAACCTGAATCGGCTGCAGTCGATCGCACTCACTCGCAGATTCTCGATCACAGGGCCGTTCAGCGTCGTCGCGAATCACCTGTTTGAAGAGCTTGGCCACCACGCCCGAGAGAACGCCTGGCGAATCACCCGCATGTCGCTGCGCAGCGGCGGCTCGGTCTTCTTCGTGTTTAACGCGCGTCCCGCGGCGGACGTTTCGATCGACGATCCGAGCGGCTGGCATCTCACCCGAGACCAGGTCATTGCCGAGGCGGCAAGATTCGGGCTGACCGTTGACTTTGTATCCCTCGACTCGCAATCCGACCGCGAACCCGTTGGAGCCCAGGTGCGGCTCGCCGATCCCGAACCCGAACTTCGCACAAACGACGCGATGCACACTTCCAGGAGGACCCCATGA
- a CDS encoding DUF2304 domain-containing protein, translating to MDQIIIKSILIAVFVLFGLMLLRTGGSARTQAIRTLALILFLAAAIIAVIFPALVNDLAVSVGIGRGADLLLYAFIIVFIGNSLQAARRRSAQSAQITQLARTLALQRPLEPTAPAQDHPQP from the coding sequence ATGGATCAGATCATCATCAAATCAATCCTCATTGCGGTCTTTGTGCTGTTTGGGCTCATGCTGCTGCGCACAGGTGGATCCGCGCGCACTCAGGCAATCCGCACGCTCGCGCTCATCCTCTTTCTGGCCGCCGCCATCATCGCCGTCATCTTCCCGGCCCTCGTCAACGATCTCGCGGTGAGCGTCGGCATTGGCCGCGGCGCCGATCTTTTGCTCTACGCCTTCATCATCGTGTTCATCGGTAACTCGCTGCAGGCAGCGCGCAGGCGCAGCGCACAGAGCGCGCAGATCACCCAGCTCGCTCGCACGCTCGCGCTGCAGCGGCCACTCGAGCCCACAGCACCAGCTCAGGATCACCCGCAGCCTTGA